In a genomic window of Thermodesulfobacteriota bacterium:
- the polA gene encoding DNA polymerase I, whose protein sequence is MEKPVLYLIDGSSYIFRAYYAIRRLSTSKGFPTNAVYGFASMLFKFLKDYKPDYLGIVFDTKEKTFRDDMYPLYKANRGAPPDDLVPQFEKIFDVVDAFKIPQFRVEGFEADDIMGTIARDYERQGMDVVLVTGDKDFCQLVSDKVTLLDTMKNKETRIPDVIQKYGVPPERVTDVFALMGDPVDNIPGVKGIGEKTAIGLIKSFGSLDNLLRNLDELAERQRNLIGEKKGDALLSKELVTIKTDMDLDMELDKFRYEGFDKAKLREIFEELEFKNLLRELGDGGGDGGAAAAQKKNESGAVPYDNYSLVMTEDALERVIGRIKETGEVSIDLETTSPDPMLAEIVGIALCPAPHEAYYIPVAHRALSDSSTRQLALPLVLGKLKPVIEDTNLRKIGQNLKYELVLLEMYGLRLGGISFDTMIAAHMLDSSRMSYSLDELCRVYLGHRMISYRDVTGTGKSKINFEEVELEAAKVYSCEDADVAMLLSGKLAPELEEAHLTKVYRDIELKFIDVLARIEINGVKVDAARLKELSKEFDAGLKEIEKSIYEDVGYEFNLNSPIQLRQVLFDTLGLPQKKLTKTGESSTDVEVLSDLSKFHPVPEKVLEHRTLSKLKSTYVDALPKLINPRTGRLHTSFNPVGSSTGRLSSSDPNLQNIPIKTTQGKRIREAFIPEEGYIMLSADYSQIELRLLAHFSGDESLIEAFTTGGDIHNRTASEIFGVTPDLVTPDMRRLAKSINFGIIYGISAFGLAKQLGTSVSIAKSYIDEYFKRYGKVREYIDKSVSDAKRKGYAETILGRRRPIPELASEDRNRKGFGERTAMNTPIQGSAADIINIAMIRIHERLASGLKTRMILQVHDELLFEVPEDELDAVSRMVREEMEGAWKLSVPIVVEIGTGKNWAEAH, encoded by the coding sequence ATGGAAAAACCCGTTTTATATCTCATCGACGGCAGCTCTTATATTTTCAGGGCTTACTACGCAATTAGACGCTTGAGCACCTCCAAAGGCTTCCCTACCAACGCCGTCTACGGGTTTGCCTCAATGTTATTCAAGTTCCTGAAGGACTACAAGCCCGACTATCTGGGGATCGTTTTCGACACTAAGGAAAAGACGTTCAGGGACGATATGTATCCTCTCTACAAGGCCAACAGAGGCGCCCCGCCCGACGACCTGGTGCCTCAGTTTGAGAAGATTTTCGACGTCGTGGACGCGTTCAAGATTCCGCAGTTCCGCGTCGAGGGGTTCGAGGCGGACGATATAATGGGCACGATCGCGAGAGACTACGAGCGGCAGGGCATGGACGTCGTCCTCGTCACGGGGGATAAGGACTTCTGCCAGCTGGTATCGGACAAGGTAACACTCCTCGATACGATGAAGAACAAGGAGACCCGGATACCAGACGTAATCCAAAAATACGGCGTCCCTCCCGAGAGGGTTACGGACGTATTCGCGCTCATGGGGGACCCGGTAGACAACATCCCGGGCGTCAAAGGCATAGGCGAGAAGACGGCAATAGGGCTCATCAAGTCGTTCGGCTCCCTCGACAACCTCCTTCGAAACCTCGACGAGCTCGCCGAAAGGCAGCGTAACCTTATCGGGGAGAAGAAGGGGGATGCCCTTCTCAGTAAGGAGCTCGTAACGATAAAGACTGATATGGACCTCGACATGGAGCTCGACAAATTCAGGTACGAGGGCTTCGACAAGGCGAAGCTGAGGGAGATATTCGAGGAGCTCGAATTCAAGAACCTGCTCCGCGAGCTGGGCGACGGGGGCGGAGACGGAGGAGCAGCAGCGGCGCAAAAGAAGAATGAGAGCGGTGCAGTCCCCTACGACAACTATTCGCTCGTTATGACCGAAGACGCTTTGGAGCGTGTGATCGGAAGGATAAAGGAAACGGGCGAGGTCTCTATAGATCTCGAAACTACATCGCCTGACCCCATGCTCGCCGAGATCGTCGGCATCGCGCTCTGCCCCGCCCCTCACGAGGCATACTACATCCCTGTCGCGCACAGGGCGCTTTCCGATTCCTCGACGAGGCAGCTCGCGCTGCCGCTCGTGCTCGGGAAATTAAAGCCCGTCATCGAGGATACAAATCTTCGGAAAATAGGCCAGAACCTCAAATACGAGCTGGTGCTCCTCGAGATGTACGGGCTCAGGCTGGGCGGCATTTCCTTCGATACGATGATAGCGGCCCACATGCTCGATTCATCGAGGATGAGCTACAGTCTGGATGAGCTCTGCCGCGTCTATCTGGGGCACCGCATGATCTCCTACAGGGACGTTACCGGAACGGGGAAATCCAAGATCAACTTCGAAGAAGTTGAGCTCGAGGCGGCCAAGGTCTACTCCTGCGAGGACGCGGACGTGGCGATGCTCCTTTCGGGCAAGCTCGCCCCTGAGCTCGAAGAGGCTCACCTGACCAAGGTCTACAGGGACATCGAGCTCAAATTCATAGATGTCCTTGCCCGGATCGAGATAAACGGCGTAAAGGTCGACGCCGCGAGGTTAAAAGAGCTCTCTAAAGAGTTCGATGCAGGCCTAAAGGAGATAGAAAAGTCGATATACGAGGATGTCGGTTACGAGTTTAACCTGAACTCTCCGATACAGCTCAGGCAGGTGCTTTTCGATACGCTCGGCCTGCCCCAGAAAAAGCTCACGAAAACAGGCGAGTCCTCGACCGACGTCGAGGTGCTGAGCGACCTCAGCAAATTCCACCCCGTCCCCGAGAAGGTGCTCGAGCACAGGACCCTCTCCAAGCTCAAGTCCACGTACGTGGACGCGCTCCCGAAGCTAATCAACCCCAGGACAGGCAGGCTCCACACATCTTTCAATCCCGTTGGCTCTTCCACAGGGAGGCTCAGCTCGAGCGACCCGAATCTCCAGAATATCCCTATAAAGACTACTCAGGGGAAGCGCATAAGGGAGGCGTTCATCCCCGAAGAGGGCTATATAATGCTCTCGGCGGATTACTCGCAAATAGAGCTCAGGCTGCTCGCCCACTTCTCGGGCGACGAAAGTCTCATCGAAGCATTTACAACGGGAGGCGATATACATAACAGGACGGCGTCAGAGATATTCGGCGTAACCCCCGACCTCGTGACACCCGATATGAGGAGGCTCGCGAAGAGCATCAATTTCGGAATTATTTACGGTATAAGCGCTTTCGGCCTCGCGAAGCAGCTCGGCACTTCGGTATCGATTGCGAAGAGCTACATAGACGAGTACTTCAAGCGCTACGGGAAGGTAAGGGAATACATCGATAAATCCGTAAGCGACGCGAAGAGAAAAGGTTATGCAGAGACAATCCTCGGCAGGAGGCGTCCGATACCGGAGCTCGCTTCGGAGGACAGGAACAGGAAGGGCTTCGGGGAGCGGACGGCGATGAACACGCCGATACAGGGCTCGGCAGCCGACATAATCAACATCGCCATGATAAGGATTCACGAGAGGCTCGCGTCCGGTTTAAAGACACGCATGATACTTCAAGTTCATGACGAGCTTCTATTCGAAGTCCCGGAAGACGAGCTCGATGCGGTATCACGCATGGTGAGGGAAGAAATGGAAGGAGCCTGGAAGCTCAGCGTCCCGATCGTGGTCGAGATAGGCACCGGAAAGAACTGGGCGGAAGCCCACTGA
- a CDS encoding phage holin family protein: MKYLLIQWIISTASLLIVSYIIPGFVVEGIGNALLAAVIIGLINATIGLFLKIITLPLSILTFGIFLLVINALMLMLASSILSPGFHVRDFWTALLAALVLAIVSSILRHLLGEK, from the coding sequence ATGAAATATCTTCTCATTCAGTGGATAATCAGCACCGCGAGTCTCCTGATAGTGTCGTATATAATTCCGGGTTTCGTCGTGGAGGGGATAGGAAACGCACTCCTCGCGGCCGTTATAATAGGCCTGATCAACGCGACGATAGGACTGTTCCTCAAGATAATCACGCTCCCGCTCTCAATACTGACGTTCGGCATATTCCTCCTCGTCATAAATGCGCTGATGCTAATGCTGGCCTCGTCGATATTATCTCCGGGCTTCCACGTGAGAGACTTCTGGACGGCTCTCCTGGCAGCCCTTGTGCTTGCCATCGTGAGCTCGATCTTGCGCCATCTACTGGGGGAGAAATAG
- a CDS encoding zinc-dependent dehydrogenase, producing MRVAMYYNNRDIRLEEMPVPGIGPGEILMRVHASGICGSDLMEWYRLPKAPLVLGHEVAGEVVETGAGVERFKPGDRIIATHHVPCNTCYYCLRGNHSSCGTLRTTHFDPGGFSEYIRIPAINVDRGVLGLPDEVSYDEASFVEPLGCVVRGQRLAGFRITDSVLVIGSGITGLLHIQLARAQGAGRIIASDISDFRLKAALEFGADHAVQAGGETASFIRGVNDGRLADFVIACTGAQSAIEGAFRLVEPGGTILFFAPSGPDVELKIPYNEFWWSGIKTVSSYAASPEDLSIALELIRAKRVNVGGMVTHRLPLSETQKGFRMVEEARDSIKVIIDPGL from the coding sequence ATGCGTGTGGCGATGTACTATAACAACAGGGACATCAGGCTCGAGGAAATGCCCGTCCCTGGGATCGGCCCCGGCGAGATACTCATGCGGGTCCATGCGAGCGGAATATGCGGCAGCGACCTCATGGAATGGTACAGGCTCCCGAAAGCCCCCCTCGTCCTGGGGCACGAGGTCGCTGGCGAAGTAGTCGAAACGGGCGCCGGTGTAGAGAGGTTCAAGCCGGGCGACCGTATCATCGCCACTCATCACGTCCCCTGCAATACCTGTTATTACTGTTTGAGGGGCAATCACTCTTCATGCGGGACTCTGAGGACGACCCATTTCGATCCGGGCGGCTTCTCCGAGTACATACGCATACCCGCAATAAACGTGGACAGGGGCGTGCTCGGGCTCCCGGACGAGGTCTCCTACGACGAGGCTTCTTTCGTCGAGCCTCTCGGGTGCGTCGTCCGCGGCCAGCGTCTTGCCGGGTTTCGGATAACGGATTCCGTGCTCGTCATAGGGAGCGGCATAACGGGGCTTCTGCACATCCAGCTAGCCCGCGCCCAGGGTGCGGGACGCATAATAGCGTCCGACATAAGCGATTTCAGGCTCAAAGCCGCTTTGGAATTCGGCGCCGATCACGCCGTGCAAGCAGGCGGGGAGACGGCTTCCTTCATCCGCGGCGTCAACGACGGCCGCCTGGCAGACTTCGTCATCGCATGCACGGGCGCGCAGTCCGCGATAGAAGGCGCGTTCAGGTTAGTCGAGCCGGGCGGTACGATACTCTTTTTCGCACCCTCCGGGCCCGATGTCGAGCTCAAAATCCCCTACAACGAATTCTGGTGGTCCGGTATAAAGACCGTGAGCTCTTACGCGGCCTCGCCCGAAGACCTCTCCATAGCGCTCGAGCTCATAAGGGCTAAGAGGGTGAACGTCGGCGGAATGGTGACTCACAGGCTCCCGCTTTCGGAGACTCAGAAAGGCTTCCGCATGGTCGAAGAAGCAAGGGATTCGATAAAGGTCATTATCGATCCCGGACTCTGA
- the lsrF gene encoding 3-hydroxy-5-phosphonooxypentane-2,4-dione thiolase: MKNRMARIINPQTGRAVMVAFDHGYFLGPTHKLEVPRETITPLLPYADTIMLTRGVLRSSVDPESCANVVLRVSGGSSIVGADLSDEGLTTSFRDAIRLNVAGVGISVFVGSEHEKQTLLNLAALVDQGEEYGIPVLGITAVGKELEKRDARYLALCCRICAELGTHIVKTYYCEDFEKVTTSCPVPIVIAGGPKLETEMDVFEMTYNAIQQGAVGVDMGRNIWQNDHPVAVISAIRSIVHENGKPKQAHDLFLSLKNEETKKVAGV; this comes from the coding sequence ATGAAAAACAGAATGGCCAGGATAATCAACCCGCAGACAGGCAGGGCCGTGATGGTTGCGTTCGACCACGGCTATTTCCTCGGTCCTACGCACAAGCTCGAGGTCCCTCGTGAGACAATAACCCCCCTCCTCCCTTACGCCGATACCATAATGCTTACGAGAGGCGTACTCAGGAGCTCGGTAGACCCCGAATCGTGCGCCAACGTCGTCCTCAGGGTCTCCGGAGGCTCGAGCATAGTGGGCGCCGACCTTTCCGACGAGGGCCTCACTACGTCGTTCAGGGACGCTATAAGGCTGAATGTTGCCGGCGTCGGCATATCCGTATTTGTGGGTAGCGAACATGAGAAGCAGACGCTCCTCAACCTCGCCGCGCTTGTCGATCAGGGCGAGGAATACGGCATTCCCGTCCTCGGCATCACGGCGGTCGGGAAGGAGCTGGAGAAGAGGGACGCGAGGTATCTGGCTCTTTGCTGCCGTATATGCGCCGAGCTCGGCACGCACATAGTCAAGACATACTACTGCGAGGATTTCGAGAAGGTAACGACGAGCTGTCCCGTTCCCATCGTTATCGCGGGCGGCCCCAAGCTCGAGACCGAGATGGACGTCTTCGAAATGACCTACAATGCCATACAGCAGGGCGCGGTCGGCGTGGATATGGGGCGGAACATATGGCAGAACGACCACCCCGTTGCGGTAATCAGTGCTATCAGGTCGATAGTCCATGAAAACGGCAAGCCGAAACAGGCCCACGACCTCTTCCTCAGCCTGAAGAACGAGGAAACGAAGAAGGTGGCAGGCGTATAA
- a CDS encoding carboxymuconolactone decarboxylase family protein codes for MNRYEQGIERFKEIKGNGAEKSIERLKSLHPDLEKLVMEFAFNDIYGRPELDIKSREIATVAALAALGHTAQLKVHTQSALNVGVTREEIVEIILQMALYAGFPAAINAMQAVKEVFVEVDSNQRTTNGSGLIPERKKLASI; via the coding sequence ATGAACAGATATGAACAGGGTATAGAGAGATTCAAGGAAATCAAGGGCAACGGGGCAGAGAAGTCGATCGAGCGCTTGAAATCGCTCCACCCGGACCTTGAGAAGCTGGTTATGGAATTCGCCTTCAACGATATCTACGGTAGGCCCGAGCTCGATATCAAATCGAGGGAGATCGCCACAGTCGCGGCGCTCGCCGCTCTTGGGCACACCGCTCAGCTCAAAGTACACACGCAGTCGGCTTTGAACGTCGGGGTGACCCGGGAAGAGATCGTCGAAATCATCCTACAAATGGCGCTCTACGCGGGCTTCCCAGCGGCGATCAATGCTATGCAGGCCGTGAAAGAGGTATTCGTCGAGGTCGATTCAAATCAAAGAACTACAAACGGCAGCGGCTTGATACCCGAAAGGAAGAAGCTTGCATCCATATGA
- a CDS encoding alpha/beta fold hydrolase, with protein sequence MTVTGPRSGTVKVNGIDIYYEIHGSGEPVLLIEGLGYSAWMWYKQIPAFSKRYQVILFDNRGAGNTDKPDSEYSIEIMADDASGLLRTLGIGPVHVLGISLGGFIAQELALRHPDLVKSLILVSTNSGPGRHAMKNSQHLNGLFKLWGILPGTFEMSGKASVPLGFEYGITKEDRIRYGLSLAFTPEYYKAHPDEIEKIVAWRLENPQPGYAWSRQLMAGMHFDSSGRAESIHAPTLVINGTEDRIVTPESARGLARIIPDSRYMEIEGSGHLLFIERSDEFNEIVMGFLDDVSAKDSSIDKSGDSTGWWRRIVSFLNIP encoded by the coding sequence ATGACCGTCACAGGACCGCGCTCCGGTACCGTTAAAGTAAACGGCATAGACATATACTACGAGATCCACGGCTCGGGCGAGCCCGTCTTGCTTATCGAGGGGCTCGGATACTCGGCGTGGATGTGGTATAAGCAGATTCCGGCTTTCTCCAAGAGATACCAGGTTATATTGTTCGACAACAGGGGAGCCGGGAACACTGACAAGCCGGACTCTGAATACTCGATAGAGATAATGGCGGACGACGCCTCGGGACTCCTGAGGACGTTGGGGATAGGGCCGGTACACGTCCTCGGAATCTCTCTCGGGGGATTCATAGCGCAGGAGCTCGCGTTAAGGCACCCCGACCTCGTAAAGAGCCTGATCCTCGTATCTACGAACTCGGGGCCGGGCAGACACGCAATGAAGAACTCCCAGCACCTGAACGGGCTCTTCAAGCTCTGGGGCATCCTGCCGGGGACGTTCGAGATGAGCGGGAAGGCGAGCGTGCCTCTCGGGTTCGAATACGGCATCACCAAAGAAGACAGGATAAGATACGGTCTCTCTCTAGCGTTCACGCCGGAATACTACAAGGCGCATCCGGACGAGATAGAGAAGATCGTGGCATGGAGGCTCGAGAACCCGCAGCCCGGTTACGCATGGAGCCGTCAGCTAATGGCGGGGATGCATTTCGACTCCTCCGGCCGCGCGGAAAGCATTCATGCGCCGACACTAGTCATTAACGGGACCGAAGACAGGATAGTCACGCCTGAAAGCGCGCGTGGGCTTGCCCGGATTATCCCGGATTCGAGATATATGGAGATCGAGGGATCGGGGCACCTGCTATTCATCGAGAGGTCCGACGAGTTCAATGAAATCGTAATGGGTTTTCTCGACGACGTGAGCGCGAAAGACAGCTCGATTGACAAGAGCGGAGACAGCACAGGTTGGTGGAGAAGGATAGTCTCGTTTCTGAATATACCATGA
- the bioF gene encoding 8-amino-7-oxononanoate synthase — MNHSLDWIEKELALIRDKNLFRALTELGTGQSPEITIDGKRYVLLASNSYLGLSVDPRVVGAARSALEKYGTGSGGSRLVSGSTDLHRELEVRIASFKNTESAIVFSSGYLANIGTISSLVSEGDTVYSDELNHASIIDGCRISRADVRIYEHLDYGHLESLLTSDRERKGKRLIVTDTVFSMDGDLADLLRLVSLSERFGCMLMVDEAHATGVLGERGSGATEHFGVEGDVPIVMGTLSKAIGSLGGYIAGSRNLTDFIRNRVRSYIFDTSLPAASLAASIAAIDIIENEPGRREHLRRLIEMFKSGLGDIGLTVLPSGSAIVPVLIGEAEPALEFAAALRENGVYTPAVRPPSVPPGKCRIRATLMASHTEEHVRLALNAFKSAFKKCMR; from the coding sequence ATGAATCACTCTCTCGACTGGATAGAAAAGGAATTGGCTCTGATCAGGGATAAAAATCTCTTCCGGGCGCTTACGGAGTTAGGGACGGGACAGTCCCCCGAAATAACCATAGACGGTAAGCGCTACGTGCTACTGGCCTCGAACAGCTACCTCGGATTGTCGGTGGACCCCAGGGTCGTCGGGGCGGCCCGCAGCGCGCTCGAGAAATACGGCACAGGCTCGGGAGGCTCCCGTCTAGTGAGCGGGAGCACAGACCTCCACAGGGAGCTCGAGGTGCGTATAGCGTCTTTTAAAAACACCGAGTCCGCGATCGTATTCAGCTCAGGCTACCTCGCGAATATAGGGACGATATCGTCACTCGTGAGCGAAGGCGATACGGTATACAGCGACGAGCTCAACCACGCGTCCATAATCGACGGGTGCAGGATTTCCCGCGCGGACGTCCGCATTTACGAACACCTCGACTATGGGCATCTTGAATCTCTCCTGACGTCTGACAGGGAAAGGAAAGGGAAGAGGCTCATCGTTACAGATACTGTCTTCAGCATGGACGGAGACCTCGCCGACCTCCTCCGGCTCGTCAGCCTCTCGGAGAGGTTCGGCTGCATGCTCATGGTCGACGAAGCGCACGCGACGGGCGTGCTCGGCGAAAGGGGAAGCGGAGCCACTGAGCATTTCGGTGTGGAGGGTGACGTGCCGATAGTCATGGGCACGCTTTCAAAAGCGATAGGCTCTCTCGGCGGCTACATCGCGGGCAGCCGGAATCTCACCGATTTCATAAGGAACCGCGTCAGGAGCTACATATTCGATACCTCCCTTCCGGCTGCCTCTCTCGCGGCGTCCATAGCCGCGATAGATATAATCGAGAACGAGCCCGGAAGGAGGGAGCACCTCCGGCGTCTGATAGAAATGTTCAAGAGCGGTCTCGGAGACATAGGCCTCACGGTGTTGCCTTCCGGTTCCGCTATAGTACCGGTGCTTATCGGCGAGGCGGAGCCCGCTTTGGAATTCGCGGCTGCGCTCAGGGAGAACGGCGTTTATACCCCTGCAGTCCGTCCGCCCTCGGTCCCTCCCGGCAAGTGCAGGATAAGGGCTACGCTCATGGCAAGCCATACTGAAGAGCACGTGAGACTAGCGCTTAACGCTTTCAAGTCCGCATTCAAAAAGTGTATGAGATGA
- the bioA gene encoding adenosylmethionine--8-amino-7-oxononanoate transaminase produces the protein MPDRKKNPGAYDKEFVWHPFTQMKEYEGKEPVVIERGEGAYLIDSDGRRYIDGVSSLWVNIHGHRVPEIDNAIKEQVDLLSHSTLLGVTNPPAALLAKELIDICPPGLKKVFYSGDGASAVEVALKMAFQYWQHRGKPGKTKFVSLRNAYHGDTLGAVSVGGIDLFHSAFKPLLFETYQAPSYYCYRCELGKSYPSCGLACADEAGNILEAHHEELAGVIFEPYVQAAGGMIVSPPGYLRRVREYCDRYGVLLILDEVATGFGRTGRMFACEHEGVTPDILVLGKGMTGGYLPLSATITTEDVYDAFLGEYEEFKTFFHGHSYAGNPLACAASLGNLEAFRNYDTLGNLKEKIDYLEEELREFGGLKHVGDVRSKGLMAGIELVLDKESKEPYPAKMRMGWRVAEEAMKEEVLIRPLGNVVVLMPPLGIPMEDLKKLVRATYNSIKRATEAA, from the coding sequence ATGCCAGACAGAAAGAAAAATCCGGGGGCCTATGATAAGGAATTCGTATGGCACCCCTTCACGCAGATGAAGGAATACGAGGGGAAGGAACCCGTCGTCATCGAGCGTGGCGAAGGGGCATACCTCATCGATTCCGATGGCAGGAGGTATATAGACGGGGTCTCGTCGCTCTGGGTGAATATTCACGGCCACCGCGTGCCCGAGATCGACAACGCTATCAAAGAGCAGGTGGACCTGCTCAGCCACAGTACCCTTTTAGGCGTTACGAACCCCCCGGCTGCGCTCCTTGCGAAGGAGCTCATAGACATATGTCCGCCCGGTCTCAAGAAGGTGTTTTATTCAGGCGACGGCGCGAGCGCCGTCGAGGTCGCACTCAAGATGGCTTTCCAGTACTGGCAGCATAGAGGAAAGCCCGGCAAGACCAAATTCGTCTCTCTGCGGAACGCATACCACGGCGACACTCTCGGGGCCGTCTCGGTGGGTGGCATAGACCTCTTCCACTCCGCCTTCAAACCCCTTCTCTTCGAGACATATCAGGCCCCTTCCTATTACTGCTACAGGTGCGAGCTCGGTAAGTCATATCCCTCCTGCGGCTTGGCGTGCGCGGATGAGGCCGGCAATATCCTCGAAGCTCATCACGAGGAATTGGCAGGGGTCATATTCGAGCCTTACGTTCAGGCTGCGGGCGGCATGATAGTCTCTCCTCCCGGCTACCTCAGGCGCGTGCGGGAATACTGCGACAGATACGGCGTCCTCCTTATACTGGACGAGGTCGCGACCGGCTTCGGCAGGACGGGCAGGATGTTCGCCTGCGAGCACGAGGGCGTGACGCCCGATATATTAGTCCTCGGAAAAGGAATGACAGGCGGCTACCTCCCCCTCTCCGCCACTATAACGACCGAGGACGTGTACGACGCCTTTCTCGGCGAGTACGAGGAGTTCAAGACCTTCTTCCACGGCCACAGCTACGCAGGGAACCCGCTCGCGTGCGCCGCATCGTTGGGCAACCTCGAAGCCTTCAGAAATTACGATACGCTCGGAAACCTTAAAGAAAAGATCGATTACCTGGAAGAAGAGCTCAGGGAATTCGGCGGACTCAAACACGTCGGTGACGTAAGGAGTAAAGGCCTCATGGCCGGCATAGAGCTGGTCCTCGATAAGGAGTCCAAGGAACCCTATCCTGCGAAGATGAGAATGGGATGGAGGGTCGCGGAGGAGGCCATGAAGGAGGAGGTGCTGATACGGCCCCTCGGAAACGTCGTGGTCCTCATGCCGCCTCTCGGTATACCCATGGAAGATTTGAAGAAGCTCGTCCGCGCGACGTACAATTCGATAAAAAGGGCGACAGAAGCCGCGTGA
- the bioB gene encoding biotin synthase BioB, whose product MSVLEIVAEKLLVNEEPISFEEALALCGLEKPEVPDLISLARKVTLKYKGDGVFLRSIISAQTGNCPEDCSFCSQSAHYDTEVNAHPLMAAEKILLAAKQSEKLGAMDFCIVISAKGPSPRIFRKVLEVVDLLRAETGLKIGCSLGDLREEQAYELKEHGVWRYNHNLETCRSYFPNICTTHTYDDRLRTAELVKKAGMHLCSGGILGMGESPEQRIELAFELKELGPSWVPINFLNPRPGTPFEKLQALQPFEAIKTIAIFRLILPDKILMTAGGREVTLRDLQSMGLLAGANAMILGNYLTTPGRSPEEDLRMLDDLEMPVRKDVN is encoded by the coding sequence ATTTCAGTCCTCGAAATTGTTGCCGAGAAACTGCTTGTCAATGAGGAGCCTATAAGTTTTGAGGAGGCATTGGCGCTCTGCGGGCTTGAAAAGCCGGAAGTTCCCGACCTTATCTCGCTTGCCAGGAAAGTCACGCTGAAATATAAGGGCGACGGCGTTTTTTTAAGGTCAATAATCAGCGCCCAGACCGGTAACTGCCCGGAAGACTGTTCTTTTTGCTCCCAATCGGCGCATTACGATACGGAAGTCAACGCGCATCCTCTCATGGCCGCCGAAAAGATATTATTGGCGGCAAAACAATCGGAAAAGCTGGGCGCGATGGATTTCTGTATAGTGATAAGCGCGAAAGGGCCCTCCCCCAGGATCTTCAGAAAGGTGCTCGAAGTCGTCGACCTGCTGCGCGCCGAAACGGGCCTGAAAATAGGCTGCTCCCTCGGGGACCTCAGGGAAGAGCAGGCCTACGAGCTCAAGGAGCACGGGGTCTGGCGCTACAACCACAACCTCGAGACCTGCAGGAGCTACTTCCCGAATATCTGCACTACCCACACCTATGACGACAGGCTCAGGACGGCGGAGCTCGTCAAGAAAGCGGGCATGCACCTCTGCTCCGGGGGGATACTCGGAATGGGGGAATCGCCCGAACAGAGGATCGAGCTCGCGTTCGAATTGAAAGAGCTCGGCCCTAGCTGGGTCCCCATAAACTTCCTTAACCCGAGACCCGGGACGCCTTTCGAGAAGCTCCAGGCGCTCCAGCCTTTCGAAGCGATAAAAACGATAGCAATATTCAGGCTCATACTCCCCGATAAGATACTCATGACGGCCGGCGGAAGGGAAGTCACCCTGAGAGACCTGCAGTCGATGGGGCTCCTCGCCGGCGCAAACGCGATGATACTGGGGAATTACCTCACCACTCCGGGCAGGTCTCCGGAGGAAGACCTCAGGATGCTCGATGACCTCGAAATGCCCGTCAGGAAGGATGTTAACTGA
- a CDS encoding response regulator, translating to MEQVLTLEEAAQYLKVAKPTLYRLLEDGKIPAFKVGNQWRFTKELIDKWLWDQLPKKKNVLVVDDEKLVAMDIKKIVTSEGHDVIATQSGVEASRVIEDSNIDLVFLDLVLPDINGVEVLKEIKKAKSDLPVVIITGYPDSEIMNQALDLGPISVLKKPFNRDQIRDLLKILLAPAAGTGRTRAKQ from the coding sequence ATGGAGCAAGTTCTGACTCTCGAAGAAGCCGCTCAATACCTCAAAGTCGCCAAGCCCACACTCTACAGACTGCTAGAAGACGGTAAGATTCCCGCATTCAAGGTAGGGAACCAGTGGAGGTTCACGAAGGAGCTCATAGATAAGTGGCTCTGGGACCAGCTGCCAAAGAAAAAGAACGTGCTTGTGGTGGATGACGAAAAGCTCGTCGCAATGGATATCAAAAAGATAGTTACTTCCGAGGGACACGACGTAATTGCAACTCAAAGCGGGGTCGAGGCGTCGAGGGTTATCGAGGATTCGAACATCGACCTGGTATTCCTTGACCTCGTCCTACCGGACATTAACGGGGTGGAGGTCCTGAAGGAGATAAAGAAAGCGAAAAGCGACCTCCCCGTCGTGATAATTACAGGCTACCCGGACAGCGAGATAATGAACCAGGCCCTCGATCTGGGACCGATCTCGGTGCTCAAAAAACCGTTCAACAGGGACCAGATACGCGATCTGCTGAAGATACTCCTGGCGCCCGCGGCGGGCACGGGAAGAACCAGGGCCAAGCAATAG